DNA sequence from the Streptomyces canus genome:
CCAGCGGTAGAAAGCCCGTAGTGCTGCAGGCCCGCCTCGTTTTGCGGCTTCCTTGGTCAGTTCCGTATAGACGCTGGTCACGCTTTACCTCGCGTTGCTTCACTCATCCAGGGACAGACCAATATTCGCAGTGCTGGCCCTGAACTGTCGGGCAGTTCAGCAACTCCTGCCGACTCACGGCGCACTCACTTCCCGACACGACGGCCGTACGCGGCCGCGGCACCGATCGCGGGCCCGACCCGGCTGATCGCGCCCGACGCAGGGCTTGCGGGAGCGGCGGGTCCAAGATGACGCCCTGGCTGGTCTCGGGGATCAGGCCGTAGATCAGGACGCATAAGGCGTCGATGAACGCCAGAACGCTCACCGGCAGCGTGACTGACGCAGGTGGGGGGCGAAGCGAGGCATGCGCGCGCAGTCGATCGACACCCCTGCCGTCGTGGCTGACTGTCGTCGGCTGAGGTTCAGACGGGGCGTGTCGAAGGTCCCGGCTGTCGGTCGAGCGCGCCGAAGCTGGGCCGTCTCTGGGCCGTCCGAGGTTGCTCAACAGTGGCCAATGACGACCAACGACGACGACCGGGCGCACGAGCCCACCGTCCCTGAGCAGCAAAAACGCAGGTCACCAAGATCCCCGGCAACACCCAGGGCAAGAAGAAGTAACCCCACCCGATTCGCGGCCCCCGTCAAACCGACAACGGCACCGCGTGGATCTCGTCCGCCTTGTGTCCCGCCCGTTCGTGGACGCGCTGGACCGCCTCCGCCGACGGTGCCTCCGAGAGGCAGTACACGAGGCCGGCCTCGGGGTCCGCCCAGGCGCGCTCGAAGTGCACGCTCTCGTCCTTCTCTATCGCCAGGTCGGCCCGGTGGGCCTCCATCAGCTGGTCGGCCGTGATGCCCTGCATCCCTCGGTGTACGTCCATGAACTGAGCCATGGCCTCCACCTTCCTGCCGTCCCCGAGCCGTACGGTCGCCCCCCGTCCCTCTCCTTCATGCTCCCCCTCTCCACCCACCCGGTCGACCCGAAGCCACGAGGGGCCCCGGTGTCACCCGGGGCCCCTCGTGGTCGTACGAGATCCAGCCGTACCAACTTCAGCCGCACTGGCACGGATTGCCCGACTGACACCCGCACCCGCAGCCCGAGCCGCAGCCGCACGCGCCGATGACCGTCAGGGTCCTGATCGCGGCGGGCTGCTCGGTCGGACGTTCCTGCGTGGGGTCGGACTGGGGGGTGCTGGGGGATTCGGCCATGGGTCCCTCCTCAAGGCGAGGGCCA
Encoded proteins:
- a CDS encoding SCO4226 family nickel-binding protein, which encodes MAQFMDVHRGMQGITADQLMEAHRADLAIEKDESVHFERAWADPEAGLVYCLSEAPSAEAVQRVHERAGHKADEIHAVPLSV